From Humibacter ginsenosidimutans, a single genomic window includes:
- a CDS encoding TetR/AcrR family transcriptional regulator: MATHDKGPSPRERLLAAADELFYSEGIHTVGIDRIIEKAGVAKGSLYYNFDGKDDLVREYLLGRHARWAARIEGAVDAADDPRDKILAVFDVLAATFAEPDYHGCAFSRAVAEAQPDSAEVEEAASYRGWVHGLFGRLANALPVSDAPTLAEQLVVLYDGARMTFQMDHDPRAAETAKGLAQLLLDASVREPADA; encoded by the coding sequence ATGGCGACACACGACAAGGGCCCGTCACCGCGGGAGCGGCTGCTCGCCGCCGCCGACGAGCTGTTCTACAGCGAAGGCATCCACACCGTCGGCATCGACCGAATCATCGAGAAGGCCGGCGTCGCCAAGGGCTCCCTTTACTACAACTTCGACGGCAAAGACGACCTCGTTCGCGAATATCTGCTCGGCCGCCATGCCCGCTGGGCCGCCCGCATCGAGGGCGCGGTGGATGCGGCCGACGACCCGCGCGACAAGATCTTGGCCGTGTTCGACGTGCTCGCTGCCACGTTCGCCGAGCCCGATTACCACGGTTGCGCGTTCAGCCGTGCCGTCGCGGAGGCGCAGCCCGACAGCGCCGAGGTCGAGGAGGCGGCGAGCTATCGCGGCTGGGTGCACGGCCTGTTCGGCCGCCTCGCGAACGCGCTGCCCGTGTCCGACGCGCCGACCCTGGCCGAGCAACTCGTCGTGCTCTACGACGGCGCGCGCATGACCTTCCAGATGGACCACGATCCCCGCGCTGCCGAGACCGCGAAGGGGCTTGCGCAGCTGCTGCTGGATGCCTCGGTGCGGGAGCCGGCCGACGCCTGA
- a CDS encoding ion channel protein, translating into MADTSAAHEAGASDGAGPSIRILLLLSLPALAIGVVSALVLWLLDWVSDQLRTGLWDALPHAMGIGSSNPWWIMTVLTVTGFAVGLVVWLMPGHGGPDSATTGLSSPPPPIGTLPSILVVVVIGLAGGVSLGPENPIIAINSALAVFALGRFSRIPPALAMMLAMSATIGALFGTPVAAALVLTGAVAAIKGGGSLWDKLFLPVAAAAAGSLTMHLLGGQSLAFHLPPYGTPHAIDFVTGVLVAALSAVIGVAAAFVFPYLHAGFHALRNPLLMTTFGGLLLGALGVLGGPLTLFKGLEQTGELLEHPGEYSAATLAVFAGVKIVALLVAASAGFRGGRVFPIVFVGVAIGLFAHAIIPGMPLGLAVACGAMGVVMAETRDGWIALFLGVALTGDITLLPMLCVITLPTWLIVTKAPPFEIAAKNEGLTAPPAAG; encoded by the coding sequence GTGGCGGACACCAGTGCTGCGCACGAGGCCGGGGCGAGCGACGGGGCCGGCCCGAGCATCCGGATACTGCTCCTGCTCTCGTTGCCCGCGCTCGCCATCGGCGTCGTCTCCGCGCTGGTGCTGTGGCTGCTCGACTGGGTCTCCGATCAGCTCAGAACCGGGCTGTGGGATGCCCTGCCGCACGCGATGGGCATCGGCTCGAGCAATCCATGGTGGATCATGACGGTGCTCACGGTCACGGGTTTCGCGGTCGGACTCGTGGTGTGGCTGATGCCCGGTCACGGCGGACCGGACTCCGCCACGACCGGCCTCTCGTCGCCGCCGCCACCGATCGGAACGCTGCCGAGCATCCTCGTGGTCGTCGTCATCGGGCTCGCGGGCGGCGTGAGCCTCGGGCCGGAGAACCCGATCATCGCCATCAACTCCGCTCTCGCCGTGTTCGCGCTCGGCCGGTTCAGCCGCATTCCTCCTGCGCTGGCCATGATGCTGGCGATGTCGGCGACGATCGGTGCGCTGTTCGGCACCCCGGTCGCCGCCGCGCTCGTGCTCACCGGAGCCGTCGCCGCGATCAAGGGCGGCGGGTCGCTGTGGGACAAGCTCTTCCTGCCTGTCGCGGCCGCCGCGGCCGGATCGCTGACGATGCACCTGCTCGGCGGCCAGTCGCTGGCGTTCCACCTGCCTCCCTACGGCACGCCACACGCGATCGACTTCGTGACCGGCGTGCTGGTCGCGGCGCTCTCCGCCGTCATCGGCGTCGCTGCGGCCTTCGTGTTCCCGTATCTGCACGCCGGGTTCCACGCACTGCGCAATCCGCTGCTGATGACGACGTTCGGGGGCCTGCTGCTCGGCGCGCTCGGTGTACTCGGTGGCCCGCTCACCCTGTTCAAGGGTCTCGAACAGACCGGTGAGCTGCTCGAGCATCCAGGCGAGTACTCCGCCGCGACGCTCGCGGTGTTCGCCGGCGTCAAGATCGTCGCGCTGCTCGTCGCGGCCAGTGCCGGGTTCCGCGGCGGCCGCGTCTTTCCGATCGTGTTCGTCGGCGTCGCCATCGGACTCTTCGCGCACGCGATCATTCCCGGCATGCCGCTCGGGCTCGCGGTGGCCTGCGGGGCGATGGGCGTCGTGATGGCCGAGACCAGGGATGGCTGGATCGCCCTGTTCCTCGGCGTCGCCCTCACCGGCGACATCACACTGCTGCCCATGCTGTGCGTGATCACGCTTCCCACCTGGCTGATCGTGACGAAGGCGCCGCCGTTCGAGATCGCGGCGAAGAACGAGGGACTGACTGCGCCTCCTGCCGCGGGCTGA
- a CDS encoding ABC transporter ATP-binding protein, with the protein MTDEATPAAHESLAAFAPPAPDPEAALSIRGLYKTFGQKRAVDGISLDVPTGSFYGLVGPNGAGKTTTLSMATGLLKPDAGAVTVHGIDVWADPLTAKAQIGVLADGARLFDRLTGEQLVVYAGLLSGMDRPTAVSRTADLLRLLDLQEAAGTLVVDYSAGMTKKIALACAMVHAPKLLVLDEPFESVDPVSAANIRDILGGFVRGGGTVIVSSHVMDLVQRMCDHVAVISNGQVVASGTVDEVRAGADLEDRFVELVGGRRVQEGPEWLQHS; encoded by the coding sequence ATGACCGACGAAGCCACTCCCGCCGCGCACGAGAGTCTCGCGGCATTCGCTCCGCCTGCTCCCGATCCCGAAGCCGCGCTGTCGATCCGCGGGCTGTACAAGACGTTCGGTCAGAAGCGCGCCGTCGACGGCATCAGCCTCGACGTGCCGACCGGCAGCTTCTACGGTTTGGTCGGCCCGAACGGCGCGGGCAAGACCACCACGTTGAGCATGGCGACCGGTCTGCTCAAGCCCGACGCGGGCGCCGTCACCGTGCACGGCATCGACGTGTGGGCCGACCCCTTGACGGCGAAGGCCCAGATCGGCGTGCTCGCCGACGGGGCGCGGCTGTTCGACCGGCTCACCGGTGAGCAGCTCGTGGTCTACGCAGGCCTGCTCAGCGGCATGGATCGCCCGACGGCCGTCTCGCGCACCGCCGACCTGCTGCGACTACTCGACCTGCAGGAGGCGGCGGGCACGCTCGTCGTCGACTATTCGGCGGGCATGACGAAGAAGATCGCGCTGGCGTGCGCCATGGTGCATGCGCCGAAGCTGCTCGTGCTCGACGAGCCGTTCGAGTCCGTCGACCCGGTGTCGGCGGCGAACATCCGCGACATCCTCGGCGGGTTCGTGCGCGGTGGCGGCACCGTCATCGTCTCCTCGCACGTCATGGACCTCGTGCAGCGCATGTGCGACCACGTCGCCGTCATCTCGAACGGCCAGGTCGTGGCATCCGGAACCGTCGACGAGGTGCGCGCGGGCGCCGACCTCGAAGACCGCTTCGTCGAGCTGGTCGGCGGCCGACGCGTGCAGGAGGGCCCGGAGTGGTTGCAGCACTCGTAA
- a CDS encoding transporter — translation MVAALVRLRLLVLRNSFKRSVGQLIAVIIGGLYGLFVLGMVIVGLFALNLASIELARTIVVLAGSVLVLGWAVMPLLFSVEQTLDAPHLAAYPIPLNKLLLGLLISGVVGIPGAITTIACVFTFGSWLRMPGIAALALLCGIVGALFCVMLSRAVTSAAAGLASGRRFREAAGILIFIPLLLLGPIIAGTTSSLRHSQDVLPSLADAMSWTPLGAVWAIPSQVALGDPLGALWRALIALATIAVVYLVWRWGLARALVTPVHTAAKVRAQGKLGMFARMPATPAGAIAARSLIYWFRDPRYVRQLVIIPIMPILFWFYSSLTHVSELVLWSGPLVAFLLGVSLIADVSFDSTAFVLHVSKGVPGRADRWGRASAVLFFGLPASVAVVIVTAALTREWALVPALLGLAVGLLLGGLAVCSVTSSVLVYPAPAPGDNPFKTRPGANTALMGSTFLSWGVLAVLTAPEIVFVIVAVVSGEALWGWIALVLGVVLGPIELAIGVRLGGRILDRRAPLLLMQLQKDA, via the coding sequence GTGGTTGCAGCACTCGTAAGGCTGCGGCTGCTCGTTCTGCGCAACAGCTTCAAGCGCAGCGTCGGCCAGCTCATCGCGGTCATCATCGGCGGGCTCTACGGTCTGTTCGTGCTCGGGATGGTGATCGTCGGCCTGTTCGCCCTCAACCTGGCGTCGATCGAGCTGGCCCGCACGATCGTGGTTCTCGCCGGCTCGGTGCTGGTGCTCGGCTGGGCCGTGATGCCGCTGTTGTTCTCGGTGGAGCAGACGCTGGATGCCCCGCACCTCGCCGCGTACCCCATCCCGCTGAACAAGCTGCTGCTCGGTCTGCTCATCTCGGGCGTCGTCGGCATCCCGGGCGCGATCACCACCATCGCCTGCGTGTTCACGTTCGGGTCGTGGCTGAGGATGCCGGGCATCGCCGCACTCGCCCTCCTCTGCGGCATCGTGGGGGCGCTGTTCTGCGTCATGCTGTCCCGCGCCGTCACGTCGGCCGCGGCGGGCCTCGCCTCCGGACGCAGGTTCCGCGAGGCCGCAGGCATCCTCATCTTCATTCCGCTGCTTCTGCTCGGGCCGATCATCGCGGGCACGACGTCGTCGCTGCGCCACTCGCAGGACGTGCTGCCGAGCCTCGCCGACGCGATGTCGTGGACTCCGCTCGGTGCTGTCTGGGCCATCCCGTCGCAGGTCGCGCTCGGCGACCCGCTCGGAGCACTGTGGCGAGCGTTGATCGCGCTGGCCACGATCGCCGTCGTGTACCTGGTGTGGCGCTGGGGTCTCGCCAGGGCGCTGGTCACGCCGGTGCACACGGCGGCGAAGGTGCGCGCGCAGGGCAAGCTGGGCATGTTCGCCCGCATGCCTGCGACGCCCGCGGGCGCGATCGCGGCGCGCAGCCTCATCTACTGGTTCCGCGATCCGCGTTATGTGCGGCAGCTCGTGATCATTCCGATCATGCCCATCTTGTTCTGGTTCTACTCGTCGCTCACCCACGTGTCCGAGCTCGTGCTCTGGTCGGGCCCGCTGGTGGCGTTCCTGCTCGGCGTCTCGCTGATCGCGGACGTCTCGTTCGACTCGACGGCGTTCGTGCTGCATGTGAGCAAGGGCGTGCCCGGGCGTGCGGACCGCTGGGGGCGGGCATCCGCCGTGCTGTTCTTCGGGCTGCCTGCCTCGGTGGCCGTTGTCATCGTCACGGCGGCGCTGACGCGGGAGTGGGCGCTCGTGCCTGCGCTGCTCGGCCTCGCCGTCGGCCTCCTGCTCGGCGGGCTGGCGGTGTGCTCCGTCACCTCGTCGGTGCTGGTCTACCCGGCGCCGGCGCCGGGCGACAACCCGTTCAAGACCCGACCCGGCGCGAACACGGCTCTGATGGGGTCGACGTTCCTCAGCTGGGGCGTGCTGGCGGTGCTCACCGCACCCGAGATCGTGTTCGTGATCGTGGCCGTCGTGAGCGGGGAAGCGCTGTGGGGCTGGATCGCGCTCGTGCTCGGCGTGGTGCTCGGCCCGATCGAGCTGGCGATCGGCGTTCGGCTGGGCGGGCGCATCCTCGACAGGCGGGCTCCGCTGCTGTTGATGCAGCTGCAGAAGGACGCCTGA
- a CDS encoding helix-turn-helix transcriptional regulator: MTDGQASTRNALGEFLRARRARVQPTDLGLPQGTGNRRTPGLRREELAALSGVSVDYYIRLEQGKEQHPSGAVLTALARALRLDEDARDHLFALADRLAGRAPQRRADNTVRAGIRQLLETLRPCPAYVRNRTNDILAANPEGLALLAGIAEWPQERRNTTRYLFRHPIARTLYPDWMHAARMSVAQLRAASIGDQDDALASLVAELTEASPEFAELWQRHDVQHRRTERKTLQHPVVGTLNLMYESLDVAPDGTRLGVYQAAPGTPDHEALTLLSLAAGAA, translated from the coding sequence GTGACCGACGGGCAGGCATCCACTCGCAACGCGCTCGGCGAGTTTCTGCGCGCCAGGCGAGCACGCGTGCAGCCGACCGACCTCGGACTTCCGCAGGGCACGGGCAACCGGCGCACGCCCGGCCTGCGACGGGAGGAGCTCGCCGCGCTCTCGGGCGTGAGCGTCGACTATTACATCCGTCTCGAGCAGGGCAAGGAGCAGCACCCCAGTGGTGCTGTGCTGACCGCGTTGGCTCGCGCGCTGCGCCTCGACGAGGATGCCCGCGATCACCTCTTCGCGCTCGCGGACCGGCTCGCGGGGCGCGCCCCGCAGCGCAGAGCCGACAACACGGTACGGGCCGGCATCCGGCAGCTGCTGGAGACCCTGCGCCCGTGTCCCGCGTATGTGCGCAACCGCACCAACGACATCCTCGCCGCGAATCCCGAGGGCCTCGCGCTGCTCGCCGGCATCGCCGAGTGGCCGCAGGAGCGGCGCAACACCACGAGATACCTCTTTCGGCATCCGATCGCACGAACGCTCTATCCCGACTGGATGCACGCGGCGAGGATGAGCGTGGCACAGCTTCGCGCCGCATCCATCGGCGACCAGGACGACGCCCTCGCCTCACTCGTCGCCGAGCTCACGGAGGCGAGCCCCGAGTTCGCCGAGCTCTGGCAGCGTCACGACGTGCAGCATCGTCGAACGGAGCGCAAGACACTGCAGCATCCGGTGGTCGGCACACTCAACCTCATGTACGAGAGCCTCGACGTGGCGCCTGACGGCACCCGGCTCGGCGTGTACCAGGCTGCGCCAGGCACCCCGGATCACGAGGCGTTGACGCTGCTCTCGCTGGCCGCCGGGGCGGCCTGA